A window from Neoarius graeffei isolate fNeoGra1 chromosome 14, fNeoGra1.pri, whole genome shotgun sequence encodes these proteins:
- the calm2b gene encoding calmodulin 2b, (phosphorylase kinase, delta) has product MADQLTEEQIAEFKEAFSLFDKDGDGTITTKELGTVMRSLGQNPTEAELQDMINEVDADGNGTIDFPEFLTMMARKMKDTDSEEEIREAFRVFDKDGNGYISAAELRHVMTNLGEKLTDEEVDEMIREADIDGDGQVNYEEFVQMMTAK; this is encoded by the exons ATG GCTGATCAACTGACGGAAGAGCAGATTGCTG AATTCAAAGAGGCTTTCTCGCTATTTGACAAAGATGGAGATGGCACCATTACCACTAAAGAACTTGGTACAGTGATGCGTTCTCTGGGGCAGAACCCAACAGAAGCTGAACTTCAGGATATGATCAATGAAGTGGATGCAGATG GCAATGGAACAATAGACTTTCCAgagttcttgaccatgatggcaaGGAAGATGAAGGACACAGACAGTGAGGAAGAGATCAGGGAAGCTTTCAGAGTATTTGACAAG GATGGAAATGGATACATCAGTGCTGCTGAGCTGCGTCATGTCATGACAAACTTAGGGGAGAAGTTAACAGATGAAGAAGTCGATGAAATGATCAGAGAAGCAGATATTGATGGTGATGGCCAGGTCAATTATGAAG AATTTGTACAGATGATGACAGCGAAGTGA